The Oscillospiraceae bacterium genome has a segment encoding these proteins:
- a CDS encoding ABC transporter permease, translating to MSKKASAIGKIYQALIYVFLYAPILVIGLFSFNGSANTYMLQGFSTHWYKELFSNAAAMHALQNTVVLALCTAAVSTLLGVMAAVGIFNSRHKLYKRSLMLLTNVPMMNPEIVTGISMMLLFVFAGGLVHRSNVLGFWTLLIAHVTFSLPYVILNVIPKLHQFDMNIYEAAVDLGCKPVRAFFKTVFPEILSGIITGCVMSFTLSLDDFIISYFTNGPSFQTLPIYIFSMTKKRVKPDMYALSFLMFLTILVLLILSNWMQARAEKREKGERQ from the coding sequence ATGAGCAAGAAAGCCTCTGCCATCGGCAAGATTTATCAGGCACTGATCTATGTGTTTTTGTATGCGCCGATTTTGGTGATCGGGCTGTTCTCCTTTAATGGCAGCGCCAACACCTATATGCTGCAAGGCTTCTCGACGCATTGGTACAAGGAGTTGTTCAGCAACGCAGCGGCTATGCACGCCCTGCAAAATACCGTGGTGCTGGCACTGTGCACCGCTGCGGTGTCCACGCTCTTGGGCGTAATGGCGGCGGTGGGTATCTTTAACAGTCGGCACAAGCTCTATAAGCGCTCGCTGATGCTGCTGACCAATGTGCCCATGATGAACCCGGAGATCGTTACCGGCATCTCTATGATGCTGCTGTTCGTCTTTGCCGGGGGACTGGTGCACCGCAGCAATGTGCTGGGCTTTTGGACGTTGCTGATTGCCCATGTGACCTTTAGTCTGCCCTATGTGATTTTGAATGTGATTCCCAAGCTGCACCAGTTTGATATGAATATTTACGAGGCGGCGGTGGACCTGGGCTGCAAGCCGGTGCGGGCGTTTTTTAAGACCGTATTTCCGGAGATTCTCAGTGGTATCATCACCGGCTGTGTGATGAGCTTTACGCTGTCGCTGGACGATTTTATCATCAGCTACTTTACCAACGGACCCAGCTTCCAGACCCTGCCCATCTACATTTTCTCTATGACCAAAAAGCGGGTGAAGCCGGATATGTACGCCTTGTCATTTCTGATGTTCTTGACCATTTTGGTTTTGCTGATCCTGTCCAACTGGATGCAGGCCAGAGCGGAGAAGCGGGAGAAGGGGGAGCGCCAATGA